From one Paenibacillus terrae HPL-003 genomic stretch:
- the zapA gene encoding cell division protein ZapA has protein sequence MTTPDRTRVTVEIYGTSYKLVGSNTDYMKQVANYVDERMHSISQAHSRLDMPRIAVLAAVHMAEEAVQIQEIQSHMNRLAGERAELRGELAQLQTALGEQQQKNTDMQQSFAQLKEEKETVLKKLTDTESASAREIAELKAKLEQQEKKAAELENGQKQAERQLEESRQEASRKLKEQQEAANARIRQLEEQTKKELAEAVKQAEAKLSAAEKAHQERQRTELDKLRSALQQEHSRKVTEWQDKWSGLNGQLEQERKQAELALNEEKLQHQEAEKRAEEAALEQEIRVEELQEQLEQVQAGSTELSSRLGEAQEQVAALKQQQSELESMLETQRQAATEREQADTLAREKLQSRYDELAAEAKATQQQAAKLEEEQRRMQKLLEQAHVSSRKLQSELATLAESEKSWQKLAEERQLAVDELELSVLEVREQKETVQEQLQHAVAEVEAVNHKFAAQQQRLLQLEARIKELSPELIRVQDELEKTILREQEGTKAYKTLQEQYGSMKSRAEQLGQNIKQLQREDSERRKELERAEEESLEWQLKYEQLKAEAERLEAEDAARKKEFASWEREIAVTVEQKEQLQEEIRLAVEAAEAAKAEQQSVDQERMALQSELEEVGQKYELAAHQLRLLQVQQDVDRENTEKISTELRQLQEEYTKLQSEYNEWIELIEQDQ, from the coding sequence GTGACTACACCAGATCGTACTCGCGTCACTGTAGAGATCTACGGTACTTCTTATAAACTCGTCGGCAGTAATACCGATTATATGAAGCAGGTTGCCAATTACGTGGATGAACGCATGCATAGCATTTCTCAGGCTCATTCGCGTCTTGATATGCCCCGAATTGCCGTACTGGCTGCGGTTCATATGGCAGAAGAAGCTGTACAAATTCAGGAAATTCAGAGTCATATGAACCGGTTGGCCGGGGAGCGGGCGGAGCTTCGGGGCGAACTGGCTCAACTCCAGACGGCTCTTGGAGAACAGCAGCAAAAAAATACGGATATGCAGCAGTCTTTTGCCCAATTGAAGGAAGAGAAGGAAACGGTTCTGAAAAAATTGACGGACACCGAATCCGCATCAGCCAGGGAAATTGCCGAATTAAAGGCGAAGCTGGAACAGCAGGAGAAAAAGGCGGCGGAACTCGAAAATGGACAAAAGCAGGCTGAACGCCAACTGGAGGAGTCCCGTCAGGAAGCTTCCCGTAAGCTGAAAGAGCAGCAGGAGGCGGCAAATGCCCGTATCCGCCAGTTGGAGGAGCAAACCAAGAAGGAGCTGGCCGAAGCGGTCAAGCAGGCGGAAGCCAAGCTGTCGGCAGCGGAAAAGGCTCATCAGGAGCGTCAGCGCACAGAGCTGGACAAGCTGCGTTCTGCTTTGCAGCAGGAGCATAGCCGGAAGGTCACCGAATGGCAGGACAAGTGGTCCGGGCTGAACGGGCAGTTGGAGCAGGAGCGTAAACAGGCGGAACTGGCGTTGAATGAAGAAAAGCTCCAGCATCAGGAAGCGGAGAAACGGGCCGAGGAAGCTGCACTGGAGCAGGAAATTCGGGTCGAGGAGCTTCAAGAGCAATTGGAGCAGGTGCAAGCAGGCAGTACAGAGCTGTCTTCCCGTCTGGGAGAGGCTCAAGAGCAGGTTGCAGCATTGAAGCAACAGCAGTCCGAGCTGGAGTCTATGCTGGAAACGCAGCGACAGGCTGCGACAGAGCGCGAGCAGGCGGATACGCTTGCGCGTGAAAAGCTGCAAAGCCGTTACGATGAATTGGCAGCGGAAGCCAAGGCAACGCAGCAGCAAGCGGCCAAGCTGGAGGAAGAACAGCGCCGGATGCAGAAGTTGCTGGAGCAGGCGCATGTGTCCTCCCGCAAACTGCAAAGTGAGTTGGCTACACTGGCCGAAAGCGAGAAATCTTGGCAGAAGCTTGCAGAGGAACGCCAGCTCGCAGTAGATGAGCTGGAGCTTTCGGTATTGGAAGTACGTGAACAGAAGGAAACTGTACAGGAGCAATTACAGCATGCCGTGGCTGAGGTTGAAGCTGTAAACCATAAGTTTGCTGCACAGCAGCAACGTCTATTGCAGTTGGAAGCGAGAATCAAGGAACTTTCACCTGAGCTGATTCGCGTTCAGGACGAGCTGGAGAAGACAATCCTGCGTGAGCAAGAGGGAACGAAGGCTTACAAAACGCTTCAGGAGCAGTATGGAAGCATGAAGAGTCGGGCAGAGCAACTGGGACAGAATATCAAGCAGCTCCAACGTGAAGATAGCGAACGGCGGAAGGAACTGGAGCGCGCCGAAGAAGAATCACTGGAATGGCAGCTTAAATATGAGCAGTTGAAGGCCGAAGCGGAACGTTTGGAGGCCGAAGATGCTGCCCGTAAGAAAGAATTTGCCTCGTGGGAACGAGAAATAGCCGTAACTGTCGAACAAAAGGAACAGCTTCAAGAGGAAATTCGTCTGGCCGTTGAAGCTGCCGAGGCAGCGAAGGCTGAGCAGCAATCTGTAGATCAGGAACGGATGGCTTTACAGTCCGAGCTGGAGGAAGTCGGTCAGAAGTATGAGCTGGCGGCTCATCAGCTTCGTCTTTTACAGGTTCAACAGGATGTGGATCGGGAAAATACGGAGAAGATATCGACGGAATTACGTCAATTGCAAGAAGAGTATACCAAGCTTCAATCCGAGTACAATGAGTGGATTGAATTAATTGAACAGGATCAGTAG
- a CDS encoding phage holin family protein, producing MSILGHIVRFIVAALVLMVVSWIVPGFSVGGFWSALILAIVIALIGYIIEAMFGRRVSPFGRGIVGFLVSALVIWIAQYVVTSVSVSFLGALLAALVIGIIDLFIPVSTPFEAGRKSEK from the coding sequence GTGAGCATTCTCGGGCACATTGTGCGTTTCATCGTCGCCGCTTTGGTTCTGATGGTCGTAAGCTGGATCGTTCCCGGCTTTAGTGTAGGCGGCTTTTGGAGCGCGCTGATCCTTGCCATTGTCATTGCCTTGATCGGTTACATCATTGAGGCTATGTTTGGCCGACGTGTTTCACCATTCGGACGCGGTATCGTAGGCTTTCTGGTGAGCGCTCTGGTTATCTGGATCGCTCAATATGTCGTAACCAGTGTCAGTGTTTCCTTTTTGGGCGCATTGCTCGCTGCATTGGTTATCGGGATTATCGACCTGTTCATTCCGGTATCTACACCGTTTGAAGCTGGCCGCAAGAGCGAGAAATAA
- a CDS encoding endonuclease MutS2, with protein MDSKIFKTLEYQKILNKLSHYAQTAIGQQTAQRLQPSDDLEHIKKLLKGTDEAYAADRLKGVPSFNGVVDIIPAVKRARIGGTLSPQELLGIRTTVQAARRVQVYVASLHEENPVETLLYWSEQLSEQRGLENSIKGCIDENAEVLDSASTELSQIRRELRSGEVRIREKLDSMIRSSTVSKMLQDQLITIRGDRFVIPVKAEYRSYFGGIVHDQSGSGATLFIEPESIVAMNNKLRETRLREEREIEVILQKLTALVAEQADMLLYDVDVLGTLDFIFAKARLAREMKATLPLMNDRGYLKLKKGRHPLIPLEQVVPIDVELGNSYTSIIVTGPNTGGKTVTLKTIGLLSLMAMSGLFVPVEDESQLCVFDAIYADIGDEQSIEQNLSTFSSHMTNIISILKNMTPKSLVLLDEVGAGTDPAEGSALAVSILEHMHALGCRMVATTHYSELKAYAYERKGIINASMEFDVATLSPTYRLLVGVPGRSNAFAIAERLGLPGRILDYARGEVTEEDQRVEHMIASLEQNRLTAEQEREKAEQLRGEMEELRTRHQNELEKLEAQRERLLEKAADEARSLVDKARSEAEIIIADLRKLAQEEGASVKEHRLIAARKELDEAEPKQRKKSAVKRPAATRTRSIVAGDEVSVHSLNKKGHVVELSGSKEAVVQLGIMKMKVSLDDLELLQPAQTTAPRAQKPVTGIKRTRDDNVRNELDLRGANVEEALMEVDRFMDEAFLANLGQVHIIHGKGTGVLRTGIQEYLRKHKHVKSYRIGNYNEGGTGVTVAELE; from the coding sequence TTGGACTCTAAAATTTTCAAAACCCTAGAATATCAAAAAATTTTAAATAAACTAAGTCACTATGCTCAAACGGCGATTGGTCAGCAGACAGCCCAGCGGCTACAGCCCAGCGATGATTTGGAACATATCAAGAAATTGCTGAAAGGCACGGATGAGGCCTATGCTGCCGATCGACTTAAAGGAGTACCCTCTTTTAACGGAGTTGTGGATATTATTCCGGCAGTCAAGCGCGCACGTATTGGCGGAACACTGAGTCCGCAGGAGCTGCTTGGCATTCGGACAACAGTCCAGGCAGCACGCCGTGTACAGGTGTACGTGGCAAGTTTGCATGAGGAAAATCCAGTGGAAACACTACTGTATTGGAGTGAACAGCTTTCAGAACAGAGAGGTCTGGAAAACTCGATTAAAGGCTGTATCGACGAAAATGCAGAGGTGCTGGATTCTGCCAGTACAGAGCTTTCACAAATCCGCAGAGAGCTGCGCTCGGGTGAAGTGCGTATTCGGGAAAAGCTGGATTCCATGATTCGTTCCTCCACCGTATCCAAAATGCTTCAGGATCAGTTGATTACAATCCGTGGAGACCGTTTTGTAATTCCGGTTAAAGCTGAGTATCGTTCTTATTTTGGCGGAATTGTGCATGATCAATCCGGGTCCGGGGCAACGCTGTTTATCGAGCCTGAATCCATCGTGGCCATGAACAACAAGCTGCGGGAGACACGGTTGAGAGAAGAGCGCGAAATCGAAGTGATTTTACAAAAGCTGACCGCACTTGTTGCAGAACAAGCGGATATGCTGCTATATGATGTAGATGTTTTGGGGACGCTTGATTTTATTTTTGCCAAAGCGCGTCTTGCTCGTGAGATGAAGGCAACCTTGCCTTTGATGAATGATCGTGGTTACTTGAAGCTGAAAAAAGGCAGACACCCTCTTATTCCGTTGGAGCAGGTCGTTCCGATTGATGTGGAGCTTGGCAATTCGTACACCTCCATTATCGTAACCGGGCCGAATACAGGGGGGAAAACCGTTACGCTGAAAACCATCGGCTTGCTTAGTCTGATGGCGATGTCTGGACTTTTTGTGCCTGTAGAGGACGAGAGCCAATTGTGCGTATTTGATGCCATCTATGCAGATATTGGTGACGAGCAAAGTATTGAGCAAAACCTGAGTACCTTTTCCAGTCATATGACCAACATTATCAGCATCCTGAAAAATATGACGCCAAAAAGCCTTGTGTTGCTTGATGAGGTAGGTGCAGGAACCGATCCTGCGGAAGGCTCGGCTTTGGCTGTATCCATTCTGGAGCATATGCATGCATTGGGTTGCCGTATGGTTGCGACGACTCACTACAGTGAATTAAAGGCCTATGCCTATGAGCGCAAAGGAATCATTAATGCGAGCATGGAGTTCGATGTTGCTACATTAAGCCCGACATACCGTCTTCTCGTGGGTGTGCCCGGTCGAAGTAACGCTTTTGCCATTGCTGAGCGCTTGGGATTGCCGGGCCGTATTCTGGATTATGCCCGTGGTGAGGTGACGGAAGAAGATCAGCGCGTAGAGCACATGATTGCGTCCCTCGAACAGAACCGTTTGACAGCCGAGCAAGAGCGGGAAAAGGCGGAGCAATTGCGCGGTGAAATGGAAGAACTGCGTACCCGTCACCAGAATGAACTGGAGAAGCTGGAAGCACAGCGGGAGCGTTTGCTGGAGAAAGCTGCGGACGAAGCGAGAAGTCTCGTGGACAAAGCTCGCAGTGAAGCGGAGATAATCATTGCTGATCTGCGTAAGTTGGCTCAGGAAGAAGGAGCTTCTGTTAAGGAACATAGGTTGATTGCAGCCCGCAAAGAGCTGGATGAAGCGGAACCGAAACAGCGTAAGAAAAGCGCAGTCAAGCGCCCAGCGGCTACACGTACTCGCTCTATCGTAGCGGGTGATGAGGTATCCGTTCACAGCCTGAATAAAAAAGGCCATGTAGTGGAACTGTCTGGTAGCAAGGAAGCCGTGGTGCAGTTGGGCATCATGAAAATGAAGGTCAGTCTGGACGATCTGGAGCTGCTGCAACCCGCCCAAACCACTGCACCTAGAGCCCAGAAACCGGTAACTGGCATTAAGCGAACACGGGATGACAATGTGCGAAACGAGCTTGATCTGCGTGGTGCGAACGTGGAGGAAGCACTGATGGAGGTAGATCGCTTCATGGATGAAGCATTTCTGGCCAATCTGGGGCAGGTACACATTATTCATGGCAAAGGTACAGGGGTTCTTCGGACTGGTATTCAGGAGTACCTTCGCAAGCATAAGCATGTAAAAAGCTACCGTATCGGAAATTACAATGAAGGCGGCACAGGCGTGACGGTTGCTGAATTGGAATGA
- a CDS encoding DUF350 domain-containing protein — protein MAIDELLSHPLGMMLGYFSVAVLELIVFLSCFELVTRYKCWEEIKRGNISVAMATGGKMFGICNVLRFAMEAKSSVYDTMIWSFVGFLLLLAAYFLFEFLTPVFSIDQEIKEDNRAVGLFSMIISISLSYVIGASVT, from the coding sequence ATGGCGATTGATGAATTGCTGTCACATCCGTTAGGAATGATGCTGGGCTATTTCTCGGTGGCGGTGCTGGAGCTGATTGTATTTTTGTCTTGCTTTGAGCTGGTAACCCGGTATAAATGCTGGGAAGAGATCAAACGTGGCAATATTTCGGTAGCGATGGCTACGGGCGGGAAAATGTTTGGCATTTGCAACGTGCTCCGCTTTGCGATGGAGGCCAAATCCAGCGTGTATGATACGATGATTTGGTCGTTCGTCGGCTTTTTACTGCTGCTTGCGGCGTACTTTCTGTTTGAGTTTCTGACACCAGTATTCTCAATCGACCAAGAAATTAAGGAGGACAATCGCGCTGTCGGCTTGTTCTCCATGATTATCTCGATATCGTTATCTTATGTGATTGGTGCCAGTGTAACTTGA
- a CDS encoding MFS transporter: protein MKSNLNGQSILLLSLNGLFVFAAALSGTFLNVYLWKSRQDYAMIGWFNVSQQIALGIMVWVAGKWVKEHNKMNALRVGTALSGLFYLVVLYTGPQAVNYIWPLGMLLGAALGLFWLAFNVIFFEVTDRVSRDHFNGWVGLLGSFSGIVGPWLSGWIIARMEDDAGYRVIFSISLALYVVGVVLSFFLRKRKTTGSYNWLEPKQRLSQKGSMWRPLSLSLVTQGIREGVFAFLITLLVYVATQQEWKLAQFSLITSAVSFFSFWAVGKWLKPHYRSVGMLWGAVLLVIVLLPLLWRMEYSMLLVMGIGTALFLPLYLIPMISASFDLMGVSEEDANQRVELVVLRELCLMVGRLTGMLIFLGVLSISKAPIAMIWLLIGLALMPVAGWVFMRNVLKKEQTTKQSKSHSKARRWHRQTE from the coding sequence TTGAAATCAAACCTGAACGGACAATCCATTCTGCTACTAAGCCTGAATGGATTGTTTGTGTTTGCGGCAGCTCTGTCAGGTACTTTTCTTAACGTTTATCTGTGGAAAAGCAGGCAGGATTACGCGATGATTGGCTGGTTTAATGTCAGCCAGCAAATTGCGCTGGGAATCATGGTCTGGGTGGCTGGAAAATGGGTCAAGGAGCATAACAAAATGAATGCTCTGCGCGTAGGGACCGCGTTGTCAGGATTATTTTATCTGGTGGTTTTATATACGGGACCGCAGGCTGTAAACTACATATGGCCGCTAGGGATGCTGTTGGGTGCAGCGTTGGGGTTGTTTTGGCTGGCTTTTAATGTGATTTTTTTTGAAGTCACAGACCGGGTAAGCCGGGATCATTTTAACGGATGGGTGGGTCTGTTGGGCTCGTTTTCGGGTATTGTTGGTCCCTGGCTATCCGGCTGGATTATTGCCCGTATGGAGGATGATGCGGGATACCGCGTGATATTTAGTATCTCTCTGGCACTTTATGTGGTAGGGGTAGTGCTGAGTTTCTTTCTTCGCAAGCGTAAGACGACAGGAAGTTACAATTGGCTGGAGCCCAAGCAACGTTTGTCTCAAAAAGGAAGTATGTGGCGGCCCTTGTCGTTGTCGCTTGTTACACAGGGTATTCGTGAAGGAGTTTTTGCATTTCTGATTACGCTGCTTGTGTATGTCGCTACTCAGCAGGAGTGGAAGCTGGCGCAGTTTTCGCTTATTACATCCGCAGTTTCATTTTTCAGCTTTTGGGCTGTTGGCAAATGGCTTAAGCCACATTATCGCTCGGTTGGCATGCTGTGGGGGGCCGTGCTGCTGGTGATTGTGCTTTTGCCGTTACTGTGGCGTATGGAGTATAGCATGCTGCTGGTTATGGGCATCGGGACCGCTTTGTTTTTGCCGTTATATTTAATCCCGATGATTTCTGCTAGCTTTGACCTGATGGGAGTGAGCGAAGAGGATGCTAATCAGAGGGTGGAACTGGTCGTACTGCGCGAGTTGTGTCTGATGGTAGGGAGATTGACCGGAATGCTTATCTTTCTGGGTGTGTTGAGCATTAGCAAGGCACCTATAGCCATGATCTGGCTGTTGATTGGGCTTGCGTTAATGCCCGTGGCGGGATGGGTATTTATGCGCAATGTGCTAAAGAAAGAGCAAACAACGAAGCAAAGCAAGTCTCATTCCAAGGCACGACGCTGGCATAGGCAAACCGAGTAG
- a CDS encoding NAD(P)/FAD-dependent oxidoreductase: MELITGNTYWPNTLEQKLDFPSLTEDLTCDVLIVGGGMGGSLCARLLGERQVDTVVIDKRKLAHGSSSANTGLLQYSNDKTLIYLINTFGEANGVLFYRMCKDALDQLEKLASTVDIDPSFIRRSSLYYASTPEDVSVLQKEFEQLTRFGFPVEYWDEQQVAARFPFRKPAALYTHEDAEVNPFRFAQGLLQSASRLGVHLYEHTEAKHFEFGDNEVVCHTSGGTIRAKKVIFAAGYESQEIKTDRGAILESSYAIATKPVADSAIWHEQCLIWETARPYLYIRSTPAGHTIIGGLDEPVLDPKQREVRLLHQQKKLLQALQEHFPDVPFKIEYAWAAVFGSSHDGLPYIGPHPRFPNCYFLEGYGGNGTVTSMMAAQLLADELTGTHRPEMELFSLTRTTKPSPEITEPLF, encoded by the coding sequence ATGGAATTGATTACTGGAAATACATATTGGCCTAATACCCTGGAGCAGAAACTGGATTTTCCTTCTTTAACAGAAGACTTGACTTGTGATGTGCTTATCGTCGGGGGCGGGATGGGGGGATCACTCTGTGCCCGACTGCTGGGAGAACGACAGGTGGATACGGTGGTCATTGACAAGCGTAAGCTGGCGCACGGAAGTTCTTCGGCCAATACCGGATTGCTGCAATATAGCAATGATAAGACGCTGATCTATCTTATCAACACTTTTGGCGAAGCTAATGGGGTGCTGTTTTATCGGATGTGTAAGGATGCTTTGGATCAATTGGAAAAGCTGGCCAGCACAGTGGACATCGATCCGTCCTTTATCCGTCGCAGCAGCCTGTATTATGCGAGTACGCCGGAGGATGTGTCGGTGCTCCAAAAAGAATTCGAACAGTTAACCCGCTTTGGGTTCCCAGTGGAATATTGGGATGAGCAACAGGTGGCTGCCCGTTTTCCTTTTCGAAAACCGGCTGCGCTGTATACACACGAAGATGCTGAGGTGAATCCGTTTCGCTTTGCACAGGGACTCCTGCAATCCGCTAGCCGCCTTGGTGTACACTTATATGAACATACCGAAGCGAAGCATTTTGAATTTGGCGACAACGAGGTTGTTTGTCATACAAGCGGTGGAACCATCCGGGCGAAAAAGGTTATTTTTGCGGCAGGCTATGAATCACAGGAAATTAAAACGGATCGCGGAGCCATACTGGAGAGCTCTTATGCGATTGCCACCAAGCCGGTTGCAGATTCAGCAATATGGCATGAACAATGTCTAATCTGGGAAACCGCCCGTCCTTATCTGTATATACGCTCGACACCAGCAGGGCACACGATTATCGGTGGTTTGGATGAACCTGTGCTTGACCCGAAACAGCGTGAAGTCAGACTGCTGCACCAACAGAAAAAGCTGCTGCAGGCATTACAGGAGCATTTTCCCGATGTACCATTCAAGATTGAATACGCGTGGGCAGCCGTCTTTGGCTCCTCCCATGATGGCTTACCGTATATTGGACCGCACCCGCGCTTTCCGAACTGCTACTTTTTGGAGGGCTACGGGGGAAACGGCACAGTCACCAGCATGATGGCTGCACAGCTGTTGGCTGATGAACTGACGGGCACACACCGACCTGAGATGGAGCTTTTTTCACTAACACGTACCACCAAGCCTTCACCCGAAATAACGGAGCCGCTGTTTTAA
- a CDS encoding spore coat protein, with translation MFSQNNTSFMPEEDLLYTILADMKRTVGEYTTATTESNCPSVRQLFTDLTSDTLRLQGDLYRLMSQNNMYSTTTKALRTDLDKQIQEARKTQQECQQFIQQKSSSAGVYSQPMHQQGQPSHQNNPYYM, from the coding sequence ATGTTTTCACAGAACAATACGTCATTTATGCCCGAAGAAGATTTGCTCTATACCATTCTTGCCGATATGAAACGCACTGTGGGAGAATATACAACGGCGACAACTGAATCTAATTGTCCGTCTGTGCGCCAGCTTTTCACCGACCTTACGAGCGATACACTGCGTTTGCAAGGTGATTTGTACCGTTTGATGAGTCAGAACAACATGTACTCCACCACGACCAAAGCGCTGCGCACCGATTTGGACAAACAGATTCAGGAAGCACGCAAAACCCAACAGGAATGCCAGCAGTTCATTCAACAAAAATCGTCCTCCGCAGGAGTGTATAGCCAGCCTATGCATCAACAGGGCCAGCCTTCTCACCAAAACAACCCTTACTATATGTAA
- a CDS encoding Lrp/AsnC family transcriptional regulator, which produces MTELNDLKLKVLELLKEDARRTPTLLATLLGVAEQDVCTAIKELEDQHVIVKYAAVVNWDKVDDEKVTALIEVQITPERGRGFEGIAERIYLYPQVKSVYLMSGAYDLLVEVEGRNLREVANFVSEKLSPIDSVLSTKTNFTLKKYKQDGIIFEDHQEDNRLMISP; this is translated from the coding sequence ATGACAGAACTGAATGATTTGAAATTAAAAGTGCTGGAATTGTTAAAAGAAGATGCAAGAAGGACGCCGACTCTGCTGGCTACCTTGCTGGGAGTTGCCGAACAGGATGTATGTACTGCGATTAAAGAGCTTGAAGACCAACATGTGATCGTCAAATACGCCGCTGTGGTCAATTGGGATAAAGTTGACGACGAAAAGGTTACTGCTTTAATTGAGGTGCAAATTACACCGGAGCGGGGAAGAGGATTTGAAGGCATCGCTGAACGGATTTATTTGTATCCACAAGTTAAGTCGGTATATCTCATGTCCGGTGCATACGATTTGTTAGTGGAAGTAGAAGGACGCAATCTTCGCGAGGTAGCGAACTTTGTGTCGGAAAAGCTGTCGCCTATTGATTCGGTCCTGTCTACCAAGACCAATTTTACGCTCAAAAAATACAAACAGGACGGAATTATCTTCGAAGATCATCAGGAAGATAATCGTCTGATGATTTCGCCGTAA
- a CDS encoding aminotransferase class I/II-fold pyridoxal phosphate-dependent enzyme, translated as MNIKPEALTDSNKAMSSYLSPLVREIPSSGIRKFFDLVGGNKDIITLGVGEPDFTTPWHMREACVYSLERGFTSYTSNAGTPELREAISEYLDEQFAVRYDPKSEIIVTVGGSEAIDLALRALIVPGDEILVPEPCYISYSPITSIGGGIPVGIETFAKDEFKLTAEALEAKITPKSKVLILCYPSNPTGATMTYEDWLPIAKVVEKHDLIVISDEIYAELNYGEKHVSFAAVPGMMDRTILVSGFSKAFAMTGWRIGYTCGHPDLIAAMLKIHQYTVMCAPSMGQVAALEGLRNGLGEKDRMVEAYNQRRRLMVEGFREIGLECHEPRGAFYVFPSIQSTGLSSDEFAQRLLAEAKVAAVPGNVFGLGGEGYLRCSYATSVSQLTEALDRIGQFVEKVKKEG; from the coding sequence ATGAATATCAAACCTGAAGCATTGACTGACAGTAACAAAGCCATGAGCTCGTATTTGTCTCCACTGGTGCGCGAGATTCCATCCTCGGGTATTCGAAAGTTTTTTGATCTGGTGGGCGGCAACAAGGATATTATTACTCTAGGGGTAGGCGAACCGGATTTTACAACCCCTTGGCATATGCGGGAAGCCTGCGTCTATTCATTGGAGCGGGGTTTTACCAGCTATACTTCCAACGCAGGGACGCCTGAACTGCGTGAGGCGATTAGTGAATATCTGGATGAGCAGTTTGCAGTCCGCTATGATCCAAAAAGTGAAATTATCGTGACGGTGGGCGGCAGCGAAGCGATTGACTTGGCTTTGCGTGCGTTAATTGTACCTGGCGACGAAATTCTGGTTCCTGAGCCATGCTACATTTCGTATTCTCCGATCACTTCGATTGGTGGCGGTATTCCCGTAGGGATTGAAACCTTCGCCAAGGATGAATTCAAGCTGACAGCAGAGGCGCTGGAGGCTAAAATCACACCTAAATCCAAAGTGCTGATTTTATGCTATCCGAGCAATCCAACTGGGGCGACCATGACGTATGAGGATTGGCTTCCGATTGCGAAAGTAGTAGAAAAGCATGATTTGATCGTCATTTCTGATGAAATTTATGCAGAATTGAACTATGGTGAGAAGCATGTCAGCTTCGCGGCTGTGCCAGGCATGATGGATCGTACCATTCTCGTCAGTGGTTTTTCCAAAGCTTTCGCCATGACGGGCTGGCGTATTGGATATACATGCGGACACCCTGATTTAATTGCTGCTATGCTTAAAATCCACCAGTATACCGTGATGTGTGCGCCTTCGATGGGTCAGGTTGCGGCTCTTGAGGGTCTACGCAATGGTTTGGGCGAGAAGGATCGTATGGTGGAAGCTTACAATCAGCGTCGCCGTCTGATGGTTGAGGGGTTCCGGGAAATTGGTCTGGAATGCCACGAACCGAGAGGGGCCTTTTATGTTTTCCCAAGTATTCAAAGCACAGGGCTGAGCTCGGATGAGTTTGCGCAGCGTCTTTTGGCAGAGGCCAAGGTTGCAGCTGTGCCGGGGAACGTATTCGGTTTGGGGGGCGAAGGATACCTTCGTTGCTCGTATGCGACCTCTGTGTCTCAACTGACGGAAGCATTGGATCGGATCGGTCAATTTGTAGAAAAAGTAAAAAAAGAAGGTTAA
- a CDS encoding aspartyl-phosphate phosphatase Spo0E family protein: MSYVGYNSSGSIGYDISLKDEILFLRNEMMRTFQEEKSFTSDLVIEISCKLDLKINEYMKLYGTECKV; this comes from the coding sequence ATGTCATATGTTGGATATAATTCATCGGGTTCAATAGGATACGACATTTCCCTGAAAGATGAAATTTTGTTCCTGCGCAATGAGATGATGCGGACGTTTCAGGAAGAGAAGTCCTTCACCTCTGATCTTGTCATTGAGATCAGTTGCAAGCTCGATTTGAAAATTAACGAATACATGAAGCTGTACGGTACGGAATGCAAGGTGTAA
- a CDS encoding cob(I)yrinic acid a,c-diamide adenosyltransferase, with product MGIYTRTGDEGQTSVIGGRVSKDDDRVEAYGTIDELNSFVGQAISFAEGEKFADIRAQLEEVQQELFDCGSDLAFVKINESKYKVKDELAERLEGWIDACQEENPKVERFIIPGGSTLSSALHVCRTVCRRAERRAVTLGKHTEINPAVRRYLNRLSDYFFVVARTANVRQGVPDVEYVRSKKVFRK from the coding sequence ATGGGAATTTATACAAGAACAGGTGATGAGGGACAAACCTCGGTGATCGGCGGTCGGGTGTCCAAGGATGATGACCGTGTGGAGGCATACGGTACAATTGACGAACTGAACAGCTTTGTAGGACAAGCGATCAGCTTTGCCGAAGGAGAAAAGTTTGCAGATATTCGAGCCCAATTGGAGGAAGTACAGCAGGAACTGTTTGATTGCGGTTCGGATTTGGCGTTTGTCAAAATCAATGAAAGCAAATACAAGGTGAAGGATGAGCTGGCAGAGCGGCTTGAAGGCTGGATTGACGCATGTCAGGAGGAAAATCCGAAGGTGGAGCGTTTTATTATTCCGGGTGGTAGTACGTTGTCCTCAGCACTTCATGTTTGCCGTACGGTTTGCCGCCGAGCGGAACGTCGTGCAGTCACACTGGGCAAGCATACAGAAATCAATCCTGCGGTACGTCGATATTTGAATCGTCTGTCCGATTATTTCTTCGTCGTGGCCCGCACCGCGAATGTACGCCAAGGGGTACCGGATGTCGAATATGTGCGCAGCAAAAAAGTGTTCCGCAAATAA